The Nitrospiria bacterium genome contains the following window.
CGGATGGATCAACTTTTTTATACAAATCAGCAGACCAGCGGAAAAACTAAAAAGAAGCGCAATGGCAGGCTCATGAAAATTGGAATCCACGAAACTATGACATAATGTACCGATCATTCCTGTGGCCAGACCGATCACAATAGCTAAAAAATTTTCAGAAGTCTTCCGATACATTTTTTTCCAGCAATCCCGGCCAAAAGAAAACAACCCCAAAAGGAAAACCCCTAAACCGGCAAATCCCATTTCCACCCCGATTTGAAGAAATTCATTATGAGGCGTAACCGTCCATCGACCAAAGCGTGAAAAAGTTCCCTCCAAGGGAAAATTATACTGAGGCCAATAATATTTGAACATTCCAAGGCCTACCCCCTTGGGATGATCCATTAGCATTTTCCATGATTGAGTCCAAATGTCAAATCTTGAATAAGAAGAGAGATCCAGTGTAGCAAGTTTCATTAAACGCTCATGAACGGGATTAGGGATAACCAGAAATAAAATGAAAAATAAAAAAAGCCCGATGAACCCTTTTTTCCCATAACCCACGCAAAGGAGAATCAAACCGGAGACCAAAAAAGATAGGATCGCCCCACGGGACCCCGACAAAAACAACCCAAAAACCATAAAAACCACACAAATTCCAGCCAGGCCCTTTAAAGAGATTGGACAACTTCTCTTTAAAACCGATTCAATGTCTTGTTCAACCCCCCGATTTTTAAAAAATAAGAACGCCATTAGAAGGGATATTATGGGAACCAAAAACCCACCGAAAAAATTTGGATTAAAAAAAGTCCCTTTGGCCCGGGAATAGTCCAAAATAAAAAATTGAACAATCCCCAGGAGGGCTTCAAACATTCCTAATATCAATAGGCAACCGATCCCAAACCAAATCTTTTCTTTGGACTGAAAAAATAAAAGGGTCAATCCAAAAAAGAATATATACATGGCAAGGGTTATCCCCCACTCAATGCTGATATTTTTATATGGAGAGAGGACGGTTGTCCAAATAATGAAAAGAACAAAGAGGAGTATATAGGGATAGGAAGTGCTTTTGGGGATTTCAAACGGACAGGTTTTAAGAAAAAGCCATATAACCATACCCGCTAAAGATAGAACCCCTAAACGTAAAAGGGTGAGAGAAGGATAGGGACTCCCCCCTTGGTAAACGGCTGCGATACATAGAAGAGTTAAAAGGAAAAAGCTCAAAAAGGAAGGGAATGTGGGATTACTTTTGTTACTCATTTGACCCGTTCCGGTCTCTTGAAAAACCCCCTAACTTCCAACGTCGTTGGGGTAAAAATTTATCAAATTTCGATCCTGCCCCATGGTCCAGATATCGTCTGTGGGATCATCGTCTAAATTCCCAATCGCCCCCGCGGTATAGGCGGTCCGGGAAGCGGTACTTGCTGGAAGGTCACCCGCTTCATACTGGGTTCCATTGCTTTTTCTCATACTTACTAATTGTGAGGCTGGCAAAACCGCATCGGCAGAATTTCGCCCTGCCGCCACACCCGAACCTCCCAAAGCCCCCCCCGGATCGGGGGCGTCTGTCAAAAATCCATAATCATATCGGGGGGTCCCGGAGGGCAACCACCCTATAATAAATAAATCCGTAGTATAAGACCCATATTCTGCATTGAATGATTCTAGTGCGGTATGAAGGGATCCTAAGTTTGCTTTGACCTCCGCCTGTCTAGCTTTGGCCTGAAATTTAAGGAAATTGGGGATGGCAATGGCGGCTAAAATTCCAATAATGGCAACCACAATCATCAACTCGATTAGGGTGAATCCTTTTTTTTGTAAAAGCAATCTCATATGGACACCTTAAAAAGAAAGGGGAAGGTTTTTAAAAATCCACCTTCCCCTTCTTTCTTTTTTAATTACTGAGATACGTCGTTAGTCACATTGGTTTGGACCCGAGTGGCCGTCATGGTCCACTGATCATCAGTGACATCGTTATCCACGTTTCCTACGGCCCCCGCGGTATAGAACGTCGCACTGGCGGTACTTGCAGGAAGGTCCCCATTGCCATAGGGCGTACCTGTACTGTCATTCATGTTGGTGATTCGGCAAGCAGCATTAGCCGCACAAATTCCGCTCACCAACGTGTCCTTAGTGGTAGCGGTACCACCAAACTCCGTCAAAAAACCATACAGGTAACGAGGAGAGCCGGACGGACCCCACCCAATGGCAATCAGGTCTGTCACATAGGTGGAAAACTCAGCCCTATAAGACTCTTCAGCCGTAAACATCCCTCCTAGGTTTGTTTTAACCTCTGCCTGACGGGATTTGGCCTGGAATTTTAAGAAGTTTGGAATGGCGATGGCCGCCAGAATTCCGATGATCGCAACCACGATCATTAACTCAATCAGTGTAAAACCTTTTTTACCTTTAAGAACTTTAAACATCGAAACCTCCTTTTTTTCGTTGTTATCCTTCTCCATCTGGAAGCCGAATAAAAGGCAACCTAAAAAACGGATCGTTGTCCCGTATAAATAGCAGGAATGATGCCAGCGAAATGGGACCCACAGACCTACAGAATTTCATATAATTATCAATGACTTATTGTAGATTAGGGATTTGAGACAAAATCAATCAGTAAACATAAAACGTCACAATCAAAAGGTTTTGGTGACACTTTTTGACATTTTGGGCTATAAATTTTAGAAAAAAACTTTCAAAAAAATAAGGGTTTGGCCCTTTAAGGGCCCCATAAATCCATTTTCTTATAGATTCATTTAAAAAGAACTTTTTTCAAACAAAAAAATCCATGGAAAGGAGATGAGTAATAAGGCTTTTAAGGGGAGGGAGACACTTTTTGGTCATATCTCTGATAACATACGTTCATATTTCTTTTTATAAATGGGGTTTATTAAAGGTTGGACCGAAGGGATAGAAACAGATCTTGTTGGGCCGGGACTATTTTTTGGCTATAAAAAATATGACTTTAAATGGTTCTGAAGGGATAGGATTCTTTTTAAGAACAGTGATATCTTTAAAGCCGATATCTTTACACATCTGAAGAAGGTCGTTTTCAAATGGCCAGAAAGAAGTGGGTTGAAGACCGGAATTAATATTGACCTGGGCCCCTTCACTATATACTTTACCTCGATAGGTTCCAAATTCTGTAGAAAGTTCTATTACCTGGGCAGTGGGAAAAGGGGAGGCTTCATCCGCATAGTGGGTTGCCAAAAGGAGCACATCGGT
Protein-coding sequences here:
- a CDS encoding O-antigen ligase family protein; the encoded protein is MSNKSNPTFPSFLSFFLLTLLCIAAVYQGGSPYPSLTLLRLGVLSLAGMVIWLFLKTCPFEIPKSTSYPYILLFVLFIIWTTVLSPYKNISIEWGITLAMYIFFFGLTLLFFQSKEKIWFGIGCLLILGMFEALLGIVQFFILDYSRAKGTFFNPNFFGGFLVPIISLLMAFLFFKNRGVEQDIESVLKRSCPISLKGLAGICVVFMVFGLFLSGSRGAILSFLVSGLILLCVGYGKKGFIGLFLFFILFLVIPNPVHERLMKLATLDLSSYSRFDIWTQSWKMLMDHPKGVGLGMFKYYWPQYNFPLEGTFSRFGRWTVTPHNEFLQIGVEMGFAGLGVFLLGLFSFGRDCWKKMYRKTSENFLAIVIGLATGMIGTLCHSFVDSNFHEPAIALLFSFSAGLLICIKKLIHPEDCFRINPPQKKYSQIQFYKVSTVIVFVLLGLIIVKPMLGYSYSRMGDQALKEENLDLAARYYENATWWDPGKTQYHSNLSATLFLKYVTTKNVEWVNDANFELVYSGYLNPKNEEFPRRLGYVYSVVALFTEEKEIQEYLYEISLGYYGKAIELNPFQTQNFQEAGKIHLKLSDFQTARGAFEKALELEPFFLPSLVSLGQMDLDEGHIKQGANRFSRVLELYKNSFNWKGLTPYEKEFLKIDIKGVRGSLKGVHELNRDHGKQDF
- a CDS encoding prepilin-type N-terminal cleavage/methylation domain-containing protein; amino-acid sequence: MRLLLQKKGFTLIELMIVVAIIGILAAIAIPNFLKFQAKARQAEVKANLGSLHTALESFNAEYGSYTTDLFIIGWLPSGTPRYDYGFLTDAPDPGGALGGSGVAAGRNSADAVLPASQLVSMRKSNGTQYEAGDLPASTASRTAYTAGAIGNLDDDPTDDIWTMGQDRNLINFYPNDVGS
- a CDS encoding prepilin-type N-terminal cleavage/methylation domain-containing protein, whose amino-acid sequence is MFKVLKGKKGFTLIELMIVVAIIGILAAIAIPNFLKFQAKSRQAEVKTNLGGMFTAEESYRAEFSTYVTDLIAIGWGPSGSPRYLYGFLTEFGGTATTKDTLVSGICAANAACRITNMNDSTGTPYGNGDLPASTASATFYTAGAVGNVDNDVTDDQWTMTATRVQTNVTNDVSQ